Within the Pan troglodytes isolate AG18354 chromosome 2, NHGRI_mPanTro3-v2.0_pri, whole genome shotgun sequence genome, the region GGTAAGGTCTCAGGCTCTTGCACAGTGTCAGGAGGTCAGAGGGAGAGAGGCTCTAATGCCATTTGTTATGGCTGAAGTCAGTCCCCCAACACTCATGCACTGAAGCCCCAGCCCCAAGCACCTCTGCAGGggactgcatttggagatttgGCCTTTACAGAGGTGACTAAGGTGAAAAGAGGCCATTCATTGGGAGTCCTAAtctaatctgactggtgtccaTATAAAGAGAGGAAATTCAGACCCAGAGAGACAGCAGGGACCCCACACACAGAAGGAAGACCACTCAAGAAGGCAGAAAGGGGACGGCTGACTGCAAACCCAGGAGAGGGGCCTCAGAGGAAACCAACAGtggacaccttgatcttggaattccagcctccagaactgtaagaaaataaacccCTGTTGTTGAAGGCCCCCATCtatagtactttgttatggcagccctggcaaaCCCATACATCACTGGCCATGCGTTCACCCGTTATATCACCATGCTCCAGTGCTCTGGGTGGGTGGACCTGCAGGTCTCAGAGCTCTGCTGCTTCAGGGCCATGTGGCTGGCACTGAGCTTGGCAGCAACTGAGGACCCTGTGTCCAAGGTCTTCTTCCCTAAATTCTCAATGGTGACACCTCTAGGGTGGGTGCTTCACTGACCCACAAACATGAGGGTGCAGTTACTGAGGGAGGAAAAATGGATACCAGTGGCAACCAGTCACCTGCTACCCTGTACCActagtgaagaaactgaggatcaAGGAGAAGctgtgacctgcccaaggtccaCAGTCCATGTGCAGCAGCAGTGGGAAGGTGAGACTAGACTTTGGCCACATACAGTGAACTCTGTCACCACGTTAAGACTCCAGAAACCTCGCATCCAGCCGCTCCTCTGCCTAATGCCTGTTCGCACCCAGACACCACACAGATGTGGTCTGAGCAGGGCTCTTCAGAAAGACTGAAAATGTGACTGGCATACCACGTCAGTGAGGATGTGCCGGTGGGAATGAAAGCTGGCACAGCCTCTTGGAATGGGTGTTTTGGTTCAGATTAGGTTCAACTGTAAGAGAAACATCAAAAGTGGTTTGAACAAGATAGCCACTCATTTCTCTCATACGTTCCAAAAGTCATCTGAAGGTAGGACGTCCGAGGTCGTTACAGATGCACTACAGTGTCCATGACACCGGCTCTCTTTATCCTGTCGCACTGCAATGAGAAACTTCCATTCCCCAGATTACCCTATGGTTCAAGATGGCTGCTATCACTCCAGCCATTATAAGCACATTCCAGTCAGCAGGAAAGAAGGGCCACCTCTTATCTCTAAGGAAGTTGCATGCATACTTACATCCATTGGCCAGAACCCACCTGCAAGGAAGGCTAGAAAATGCAGTCTTTATTCTAGACAGCTGTGTATCCAGCGGAAAATCAGGGATTCTCTTCCAATGGAGAAAAACAACATATATTGGAGGACAACTATTGATCTCTGCAGAAGACTAATAAGAGTAATTAAAACTAATTAAGACTGTGTGCTCCAGCAATTCTACTTGCATGAGTTACCAAAAGCAAATTTATAAGGATTGTTGATGTTGCCTTGTTTGTTGTTGCaaaaattttcagaaacaaaagGGAAGTGGTTTATAAATTgccatatatccatatatatgtagCTGCAGGGGTGAAGCAGTCCTCCACTTGACATGGAATGATCTCCAAGATCCATTGGAGCGAGCTACAGGACATTAGCATTACAGAAAGAGGGATGATATACATATCCGTTGGTGTGAACACAGGATGGCTCTGGAAGGTTATGGAGACCCTGGGTGCTTCAGGAGGGGGACAGAGGAATTCAGTGCCACACAGGGAGATTTATCATTCACCAAATACCCTCCTGTACTGcatgaacctttttttttcttgccatgtACATATATGACctattcttaaaaaacaaacttaaaaattataaaaatggtcTCTTTTCTTCTGTTGATGCCTCTCTGCTCATTCACTGCAGCCAGCAAACTTCGGCTGACACTGTGCCATCTTGGACTGCATGTGGATCTGATGGTCAAATCCCTGCTGGCCCCAACCCTTACCCCGCTCACTCAGAATGCCGTGAGCTTGCCTTCCCTGATTACCAGGCTTTTACATGAGCTGAGAGGCCCCGATAAAGTATGCCATTCAGGGGCACCCTGCAGTACCCCCTGCAGCCCAGGAGTCCAGCTCACTGGCCGTACTGTTGGCCCTGCCCGCTATCAACCCTCCAGGCCCTCCCAGGGAGCCTGACACATTGGCCCCACAGACATGAGCTGTGTTGGAGCTTGTGCCCTCGGCACCCCATTCCCCCCTAAAAAAAAAGGCTGATCGTGGAGGCGGGCAACAGCCTGATCCTCAGGGTCCCCACAGCCAGGGCTGAGACCTCCCCAGGCTCTGAAGCATGCAGTTGGCTGTGTCCTGGATGGGCTCCTcctctccaacactggggattacataaCTGGCAGCAACTCCCTTTCACTCTGGCTGCCAAAAAGCTCAAAGCCGAACTCAGGTACAAGGGCAGTGGCAGGGACAAGTGGGCCCCTCTCCCCTACTCATGCCTTATGATCCCAGTGCTTTGCTCTGATTTACTCCCATTTTCAGCCAACCACACCCATCCTTATGACAAACATCAGTCCCCAAGTCCTGTCTGctgagggcctactatgtgccaagcactattcttGAGGCTAAAAATAAGAGCTATCCTTATCGTTCATTACTGTACGCCAGCCACTCGTGCTTAGTGTTTTCCAATCCTTACAAAAAGCCCTGCAGGATGGGTCTTCTCcgcattttacagatggcaatggtAAGTCCATTCTGTGTTTTACTGGAGCTGAGCAGAGAGAACCGGCTGCCCAAGACAACAGTGTGTGTCTGACAAAGGGAGAGGGGCTGGCTCACAAAACATAGttctcctctctctccatgtCTGTCCCCCCTACTCAGATGGGCccaggggcaggggcagcggcAGCTGGGATCCTGTTTCTCTTCACCTCCCCAGCAGCCAGCCCAGGGCTTGGGCACTGGGGACTGTTCCTTGGTTGAGCAAACAGAGGCCCCCTGAGCCTCCCAGCCCCTCACCCAGCCCTCAGGCTCCTGAAAGGAACCAGCCCTGGTATTCCTGCAAAACCTCCACATTAGCACCTTctgctccttttcctttttattaaaaaatagatcaAGAAAATATACACACTTCAGTCCATCCACCATGGTGGATGCTTTGAGGAGGCCAAAGCACCATGGGGATGAGATGGAGGCATTGGGAGAGCCAGCCCTGCCCTCGTGCCAAGGGTGCAGAGAAGGAGGGTGCCCTCAGCCAACCTTGCCAAGCATGGCCCTGGAAGGAAAGCCTGGGCCATGTCACTGAGCAGTATGAGAACaggtgggaaggggaggagggtccCCAGTGAGAGCAGAGATGGCAAAGGGGATTGGGAGCTCCAGGGAGGTGGGGCCTCCAGACTCATGGTGGGAACAGGGCCACACAGGGCTACTGCCCACAGAAGGTCCCTTGACCTGGTCCTCCTCCCCTGGGGACTCTGGGCCCGCTGGCCTCCTCTCTGGCCTGTCCTCCACAGGCCCTGGCAGCCGCTCTCAGGCATTGATGGCCTTCCAGCGCTCGCTGTCTGTGCTGTTGATGCTGCCAGTGTGGCAGGGCATGGAAGCGATGTCATCCAGGTAGGCCACCCCGCCGGCAGAGTCGAACTGCGTGCTCGAGTAGCTGGCAGCTGAGGCCCCAGCAGCCCCTGCAGCCTCCAGGCCCTCCCGCCGGGCCACAGCGTAGGGCTGGGGTAGGTGTACATCTGGCTCCTCTGTCTCGTCCACTTGGCATTTGTAGGAGAAGAGGATCTTGGGCTCCGAGCTGATAAAAGGAAAAGAGGGGCATGGAAGCCTCACTGAGTGATTCAGGAAGAGCCTTCCCCTCCAGGCTGATGGGGCCACCAGATAAGGAAGGAATCGACCAACAGTCGCCTAACACCCACCCCGAGTGGGCCTGTGAGCTGGACTCCAGAGCCCATCTAGACTTGTTTTGGAACCCAGCCCTCCTCCCCCTGGCTGTGTGAGCTCAGGCAGGGGGCATCTGTGCCTGCTTCCTCATGGTGAAATGGGTGTGTGGACACCGTGTGGAGGAAGAACGGACATAAATCATGAGCCTTCAACAGTGCCTGCCCAAGCACTCAGGAGACATTGGCTGTGGCCTCCGCCCCTACTCCTGTGACCCCTGCTGCTCATGTTACCACCCACTCCACTCTGACCTCGTCCCTCGGCCCTCAGGGCAACTCTCCAAGGGGGACACACTACACCCAATTTACAAAAAGGAGCCTGAGGCTCAGGGGAGAAATTGTGTGCAAAGATCCAAGCTGGGGCCATGGACCAGTCTGGCCCTCTCCCAGCTTAACCCAGGTGGGAGGCTGATCCCCTCCCCACAAGACCTGGCAGGTGAGAAAGGGGGGACAAAACACCCACATTCCGACCACATTAAGGTCTGGAGTGGGACCCCCAATCCCATGTCTTCAGCATCCCATCTCACAGACGCTTCTGCAGATGCACATGTACACAGCAGTGTACTCACCCCCAGAGAATCCAACTGACTTCCCACCCCAAACCTGCTCCCCACTTAAGTCTTCCCCCAACAGGGTACAAGCTTTGTGAGGACAGGGATTTGCATCCGCTGTGGGCCTCGCATCTTCTGGCTctagcagtgtctggcacacagtaggtgctcaatgaatgcttgcgaatgaatgagttaatatattattaaataaaaaccagCAATGTAGAACACCGTGCATAGTCACTCTCTCTCTCGTGGGGAGAGTATGTCTGTGtgtactgtacatacaatatgtatgtatatgtggatATGTGCATATAcctacatgtatgtatatgttgaGCACGTGttcatgtgtgtatgcatgcatgtgggtgtgcacgtgcatgtttgtgtgcatatgcccgtgtgtatctgtatgtgcgtgtttgtgtgtgcatgtgcatgtgtgcacgcttgtgcatctgtgtgtgcatgtgcacgtgtcCATGCACATGTGGGTGGGTGTGCGTctatctgtgtgcatgtgtatctgtATGCGTGTGCCCaagtgcatgtatgtatgtgcgtGCGCATGCGCACTGTATGCATACACAGCCTCTCAGCTTCAATCCTCACACCCATGCTGGAAGAAGGCGCAGTTCCGCCGGCAGCCACGCGGGGGCGCCGGCGGTCACAGACTCACCCGAAGAAGCCCCGGAGGAAAGCCACGTAGATGAGCGGAGCGAAGAAGCTGAAGTACAGGAAGGTTGTGGCATCTACACAGCTGCGGAGAAGGCGGGTCAGCGCGGGGCCTCCTAGCCCCATGCTGACTCCACACCTCCCCATGTCCCCAGCGGGTGGACACCCTGCCGCCCACTTCCCATGCCCCCACGAGGTAGACACCCTGCGGCCCCCACGCACCAGAGCCCCTCGATGATGTCGAAGCACAGCAGCAcactccccagcccctgcagcaGGTTGAGCAGTGCCAGGATGCCCGCATACACGTAGAAGCTCCTCCGAGCTGGGGGCCGGACAGGGTGGGTCGTGAGGTCCCACCCTGGACAGGCCAGGCTCTGCCTCCAGCACCTACTACCCTCAAGCCTGGTGTGTCCCCCGGGGCCCCTCTAGGCCTCCCTCTCACCCAGGgctctccagctccagctcccagCTACCAGCTCTACAGTGGCCCGGTAGACTCCCTCCCATCCCCGCCTGTCCCAGAGCCGCCGGCCAGCTGCTCACAAGGCAGGGAGATGCGCTCCTTCAGCGGGGTCTTGGGAAGGATGACCACCAGAGAGTAGACCTACAGAGACAGGCAGGGCTGAGAAGGTGCTGGGGGCGCCAGCCCAGACCCACAGCCAGAAACCCAGGAATCCAATCCCTACCTGGCCCTAAGGCCCCAGCCACCCCAGCTGCCCCAGCCTGAACCTCACCAGGAAGAAGAAGCAGGAGCTGACCAGCCAGAACTGGCGGCCCCCATGGCCATAGATATTAAAGTCCTCAGCTGAGAGATGGGCATCAGGGTACAGGATCTCCAGGGTCCCCTGCAGGGGCaagcaggaagggaggaagggagaggatctCAAGGCTTCTCTCTCCCAGGGGCTTTCCCTGATGCAAAGCCCCTAAGCTCTCCACCACACCAAGTTCAGCCTCTTGGCCTGACCCTCAActcacctgccccagcctgctcCCTGGCCATGTCCTGCCCAACTGATTGCAGCATCCAGAGCCAGCCCAGTCTTGGGCTGAGTCACATGGGGAAGGGGGCAGAGATGGACAAGGTGCAGTCCCTGCCCCCAATCTAAGAAAGGGGCCTCTAGATGCATGCTTCTCAGGGGGGTCTGTGGACCTGCACCGTCCCTACCTGAACTCCTTATTAAAACGGCAAGTCCTGAGCCTCCCATCCTGGCGCCCTGGCCCACTGGATCCAAATCTCCAGGGGACCCCAGAATGTGCCTCGGTAACAAGCACCCCATGTGATTTCTCAGGTGCAAAGTTTTGAGAACTCTGAAGGTGATAAAGACTGGAAACCTGACCCAGACCCAGAAGCAGTGGGTGCCTGGTGCCCTGACTCCTAGCGTCCCCTGCCCACACTCACCCTcttacctgggtgacagagtaggcCAGGGACAGCACTGTGGTGATGGCCAGCACCCGCTTGATGCTGGACTTACTCTCCAGGTGGCCTGGAAGAAACATGCTGGTCAGCAGGCAGGAGCCAGCCCAGGTGACCACGCCAGAGTCAGCCCACAGcgagggaggggcaggggagagcGTCGCCAGGGCCCAAGAGCCCAGCGGTACACACACCAAAGGCCAGGCCCAGGATGATCACACTCAGCTCGATGGCCAGCAGGAAGAAGCGGGTGATCTCCCACAGGATCTGCACGCAGAGTGGGCACAGCGTCAGCCTGGACCAGCATCCCCAGCCCACCCCAGGCCAggcctccctggcctccctcaGAGGGCCCAGCCGCACCTTATCAGCAACAGTTGCAGCGTTCGAGGTGCTCACCGTCATGGATACCACGGCCCGGGCAATGCCCACCAGCGCCACCACAAACACCTGGTGGGCAAGGGAGTGGTGTGGCAGTCAGGGAACAAGAGCCTCTGCGTCGGCAGGGGCAGCAAGCCCACCCCCATATCTACAGGAGCCTTTGATTCCTGAGGTCGGAAAGGAGGAAGGGGCAAAGTCAGGGTGGGACACAGGGAGGTGGGGATCAGGCTCCAGGAAGCAAGGCTCACAGAGTTGCAGACCCTCAACTGCAGGTGACTTCCAGCCTGGCCCTCCCTCTCGGGGCCCTGGCTTCCTGGCTAGCACCAACAGCCTTGGGCTGGTGAGCAGGAGTGCGCATGGTGGAGCCAGATGGGCCAGGTTCACATCACAAGCAGCACGCTGCTGCTTCCTGGCTCTGTACCTtagctttctcatctataaaatgggggcaGAAACAAAACCTACTGTGTttgattgttgggtcaaatgggtTAACAGATGCAGCAGAAGCCTGCCTGGCACCCAGGAAGGGCCAAGTATACATTTGCTGTTATTACCGTATTCATGGTTTTAATTCTGAGGCATGCGGGACCAGGCAAAAGGTCACCGAGAAGAGGTGCAGAGACCTCTAGGGAAGCCACCAGCCCAGCAGGTTTCACAAAGTGCCTGCTCAGCATCTGTGGCGCTTATCGGCCTGGTATATCcatccccttcctctcccttctcacCCCCACTTCGGTGGTTCCAGGTGAGGCTGAGTCCACCGCTCCTGGCTTCAGGGACGGGCCTGGGACGCAGCACTGGCCAGTGGTGTGTGCCATTCCCCTGGCCTCAGGGCTAGTTCAGGGAAGGGCATAGGCCCCAAGGGAGCCTCATGAGAGAGACCCAGGATGTCAGGTGGGGctgctgggaaaggcagacgGACGGCATGCAAGCCTGGCACCATGGACACCACCCTGCTGCCACAAGGGCAGATGGCGAGAGAGCAGGGCCATCGGGGAGATCCCAGGCTGAGTGGGAGATGGAGATGGTGCCCCAGCAGCACTGCTGTGCCCCCAATTCCTGCTGTGCCTGAGGCCCAGGAACTGCCCAGTTTCTCAGTCAAAAACTGGCTTCTGTGAGTCTCAGTTGGGTTTTCTGACACATGCCCAGATCCATATATACTCTGTCTTTTGTGCCATGAGAAATTGTGTCAGCAGGGCAGGCAGTAAAAGCAACAAACTACCACacgcctactgtatgccaggctcCCACTGGGCTGTAGCTATGCAGACGACTTCATAGGTGCTCACATGAACACCATAGCTAAAGCAGATCAACATCTGTTACGCAGAAGGGCACTGGGGCACAGAGAGACCAAGTCACtggccccaggtcacacagcagcaTGGCTGGGGTTCAGAGCTGGACTTCCTGAGTCCACTCTTAACACTGCCTCCTGAACTCTTTAGGACAAAGTCCCCAAAAGTTGATGGGCTGGGCCCTGTTATATGTTCCTGGACATTTAGCCCTGGCTCTTTCTCCCTGCCTGCACTCCCCCTTACCCCACAAAAGGACATCTGCCTAGCATACAGTAGGTGtttaatatctgttgaataaatacacaaatgaataaatggtgAGAGAAGCAGTGGGAGAGAAGCAAAGAAAGCAGGCCTCAGTTCCCAGTCCTGTCTACCACCATCTTGTAGGTGTGAGGGACATCAGGCCACTACAACCTCCAGGCTTCCCCAGCCCCTTGTCTGTCTCTCTGCCTGCCCACAGCCCACTCCTCTGACTGGGAAGTTCTGGGCTAGACCACAAGGAGGGGACCAGGGAGCCACTCAGCTCTCATGTGGTGGTATCTAAGGGCCACAGAGAAGGGAGGACTCCAGTCAGGCAGGCCCTGCAGGCAGGGGAAGGGTGCCCTGAAGGAAGGCAGCTGGACAGCCCACACCCGAAGCCCACACCAGGACAGCCCGCACCCGAAGCCCACACCAGGACAGCCCGCACCCGAAGCCCACACCAGGAAAGCCCGCACCGGAAGCCCACACCAGGACAGCCCACACCTGAAGCCCACACCAGGACAGCCCGCACCCGAAGCCCACACCTGGACAGCCCACACCTGAAGCCCACACCTGGCACCGATACTGGGACAGCCCACACCTGGAGCCTATACCAGGAGAGCCCACATTTGGAGCTGCCTTCTCAACCATAGCCCTGACACCTCTCCCCAGGCAACATGTGCCAGGACCACCAAGTGGTGACAATGCAGGCTCTCCCAGCAAGTAAGATGTCTTCTCCAAAGAGGTTTTACAGAATGGACAGATGGGGGACGAATGGATGGAGGATGCAGTGGGCATTTTCCCCACCCAGCATCCATTCCCCTCCCCTCTAGTACCAGCTCCCCAATTCTGTTGTGGGCTCCCTCAGTCCATATGGTCCAGCTGAGCTGATGCTGCCCTCCCAGCTTCACAGTGCCCCTTTCCTTGCTAGCCACAGTGCTTGGCTCAGGGATGAGGATGGGATCCTAGGTGGGCCAGTCAGAGGAAATCCCAGGTCTACACTGGCACTATCAGCAAACAGGCACTGTTTGCCTGAGTTGTAGAGGCAGGATGTTAGCTCAAAGTTGCTCCTGGCCATCTTTGACACCATATGAGGGGAACTCATCTGAGATAAGTCCCAAAGAGATCAGAGATGCAGAAACAGATCCTAACGATATCATTTAACTGCCTGGATCCAGCCATACCTGAAGCTTATTTTCATTATAGAAGCAGTTAATTCCCTTTTTGTTTAACCCAGTTGGAGTTGGCTTTTCTGTCAACTGCAGTGAACTCACCAGGATGTAGAAGGTGATAAAAATGGGGCTGGAGGTGATGCGGATCTTCGCCCGAGCAGATGGA harbors:
- the TPRA1 gene encoding transmembrane protein adipocyte-associated 1 isoform X1, with translation MDTLEEVTWANGSTVLPPPLAPNISVPHRCLLLLYEDIGTSRVRYWDLLLLIPNVLFLIFLLWKLPSARAKIRITSSPIFITFYILVFVVALVGIARAVVSMTVSTSNAATVADKILWEITRFFLLAIELSVIILGLAFGHLESKSSIKRVLAITTVLSLAYSVTQGTLEILYPDAHLSAEDFNIYGHGGRQFWLVSSCFFFLVYSLVVILPKTPLKERISLPSRRSFYVYAGILALLNLLQGLGSVLLCFDIIEGLCCVDATTFLYFSFFAPLIYVAFLRGFFGSEPKILFSYKCQVDETEEPDVHLPQPYAVARREGLEAAGAAGASAASYSSTQFDSAGGVAYLDDIASMPCHTGSINSTDSERWKAINA
- the TPRA1 gene encoding transmembrane protein adipocyte-associated 1 isoform X2; protein product: MDTLEEVTWANGSTVLPPPLAPNISVPHRCLLLLYEDIGTSRVRYWDLLLLIPNVLFLIFLLWKLPSARAKIRITSSPIFITFYILILWEITRFFLLAIELSVIILGLAFGHLESKSSIKRVLAITTVLSLAYSVTQGTLEILYPDAHLSAEDFNIYGHGGRQFWLVSSCFFFLVYSLVVILPKTPLKERISLPSRRSFYVYAGILALLNLLQGLGSVLLCFDIIEGLCCVDATTFLYFSFFAPLIYVAFLRGFFGSEPKILFSYKCQVDETEEPDVHLPQPYAVARREGLEAAGAAGASAASYSSTQFDSAGGVAYLDDIASMPCHTGSINSTDSERWKAINA